A segment of the Bacillus sp. es.034 genome:
GCATTTATTGGATGCCTGTGTTAACCATTAGAGATGTAAAAGCGCATCCAGGTGGGGATTACTCGCTATATCCCCTGTTAGTATGTGCGTATGGAATCTGTATTACATTTTCTTTTGCGCTGTTTCATGTATATAAACTATTGACCTTAATCGAAAGGGACAATGCTTTGTCGGAGTTATCTCTTAAATCTTTAAAGGTTATAAAAAAATGTGCTTTAACTGCCATTTTCTTCATTGTGTTAATGATAATAAGCTTGAAGGTGATTTCTAGTATCTCAGGAGATGATTCAGCAGGTCCTATATCGATAAGTCTGATGGGTATTTTAGCAACAAGTATTATCATTGTTGTTGTTGACGTACTTCAAAAGCCATTAAATGGTTTCCTAGATGAAAAATAATAAGAGTATTACAAATGAAAAATACATCCACATAATTTTAAAATTAGCGGATATTGTACAAAAGCGACGAAGACACTTAATAAAAACAGACGACAATTTTATATCTAGAGAATCTAAGGGATAGTCATAAGCTATCCCTTTCTTTGCGTTTATTATGTTATTTACTCATATTCCACTGAGAATTCCATTGAGATTAGTGACAAATGTTATTTGATAATGTCTCCGTAATTTTATTTCCATCAACTCTTAAGCTAATGTTTGTTGGTGAAATTCACTTCACAAAAATACTGAATTAGTTAGAGGAAATATTCTTACTCAGTCGGACTGCTTCACGCTAAGTACGGTGATCGTCACCAAGATAACCGCCATTCCCAGAATTTGAATGGCGTTCAGGTGATCCCCGAT
Coding sequences within it:
- a CDS encoding DUF2975 domain-containing protein, which encodes MNGKRGSAIFLKVITFLVGIAVLTLCIYWMPVLTIRDVKAHPGGDYSLYPLLVCAYGICITFSFALFHVYKLLTLIERDNALSELSLKSLKVIKKCALTAIFFIVLMIISLKVISSISGDDSAGPISISLMGILATSIIIVVVDVLQKPLNGFLDEK